A genomic window from Streptomyces sp. HUAS YS2 includes:
- a CDS encoding PRC-barrel domain containing protein — MTDHVWTYNTESGHLAGTDLTGWRVEAADGHIGKVDKHSDEVDDAYLVVDTGVWIFGKEVLIPASAVTRVDLEEHTVHLGLTKEQVKDAPEFHSDKHLADVQYREDLVAYYRIGGPF; from the coding sequence ATGACCGACCACGTGTGGACCTACAACACCGAATCCGGCCACCTGGCGGGCACCGACCTCACCGGATGGCGGGTCGAGGCGGCCGACGGCCACATCGGAAAGGTGGACAAGCACTCCGACGAGGTCGACGACGCCTATCTGGTCGTGGACACGGGAGTGTGGATCTTCGGCAAGGAGGTGCTGATCCCGGCGAGCGCGGTGACCCGCGTCGACCTGGAGGAGCACACCGTCCACCTGGGCCTGACGAAGGAACAGGTCAAGGACGCGCCCGAGTTCCACTCCGACAAGCACCTCGCCGACGTGCAGTACCGCGAGGACCTCGTGGCGTACTACCGCATCGGCGGCCCGTTCTAG
- a CDS encoding DUF6458 family protein translates to MGLGLFIILIAVGAILTFATDWELEAVDLDLVGLILMAVGLIGTAVYTSVLRRRRMVVPPVAPTATEDDRRDLL, encoded by the coding sequence ATGGGTCTGGGACTGTTCATCATCCTGATCGCCGTCGGTGCCATTCTCACCTTCGCCACCGACTGGGAGCTCGAAGCGGTCGACCTCGATCTGGTCGGGCTCATCCTGATGGCGGTCGGCCTCATCGGAACCGCCGTCTACACCAGCGTCCTTCGCCGTCGTCGGATGGTCGTCCCGCCCGTGGCCCCCACGGCCACCGAGGACGACCGGCGCGACCTGCTCTGA